AGGCAATTCTATCTCTATGTGCCTTATTCATATTTGCTTGAATCTTAAATACAAAGGCTGAAAAATCCTTATCCATAGGATCAATTTCTCCTATGCTTGAATTTCTTGAAAGTGGTGCAGAAGTCATTTTTAAGAAATGCTCTAAAAATGGTTCAACTCCAAAGTTAGTTAAAGCAGATCCGAAGAATACTGGTGTTAAATCTCCTTCTCTTACCATTTTAGGATCAAGTTCATCTCCTGCAATATCTAAAAGTTCAATGTCTTCCATAAGTTTATCATGAAGTGGTGTTCCAAGTAGATCCTTGAATATCTCATCATTAACATCACCTTCTGTTGATGTAACTTCTGTTTGACCATGATTTCCAGCATTAAAAGCTAGAACTCTCTTGTTTTGTCTTTCATAAACACCTTTAAATTCCTTACCTGAACCTATTGGCCAATTTATTGGATAAGTCTTTATTCCAAGTTCATTTTCAATATCATCAAGTAAAACAAATGGATCTTGAGCTTCTCTATCCATCTTATTTATAAATGTAAATATAGGAATTCCTCGAAGGGCACAAACATGAAATAATTTTCTTGTTTGATCTTCTATACCCTTTGCAGCATCAATAACCATTACCGCACTATCCGCTGCCATAAGTGTTCTATATGTATCTTCTGAGAAATCTTGGTGACCTGGAGTATCCAATATATTTATGCAATATCCATCATAATTAAATTGCATAACTGAAGAAGTAACAGAAATACCTCTTTGTTTTTCAATTTCCATCCAGTCAGAAACAGCATGTTTAGAAGCTTTTCTTGCTTTAACAGAACCTGCAAGTCTTATTGCACCTCCATAAAGTAATAACTTTTCTGTAAGTGTAGTTTTACCAGCATCAGGGTGAGAAATAATCGCAAATGTTCTTCTTTTTTCAATTTCCTTTATATAAGCAGCCAAAGCTAAATCCTCCTATTTAATATAAAAATTCTTTAAATACGTCTTTGTTAATTTATTTTTACACTTTTCTAAGTCTTTCGTCAATATATTTAATCCACAATCTTCAATGCTTTGCAGCTTGAAATTGTTGATAACTTATTAATATGATATCTAAATTGTATGTTATTAAAAACATTCTATTTTTCCTCATTATTAACTGATATATTATAACATATTCCTAAATTTATGTACATTTAATATTATGAGTATTTTTCAATAACTAAGGTCAAATGTAAGAGATTATATTTATGCTTCTTAGTACTAAGAAAACTGAGCTTAAGTACATACAGTTGTTAATATTTTATTAACATTAATTAAGATTTTATAAAAAGGTACCTAATACCACTTACAACATAGGTATAGTATAGTACAATAAAAAACATGCTATTATACTCAATTTCTACTTTTTTTGATATTTTTTTAAAAAAAGGTACCAAAATATTCATAATCAACTTGTATTATATAGTGAAAAAGTAAAATATTACTTTAATTTTAACGTTAAATATTATTAATATTGATTTTCATAAAAAAAGGAGGATTCTTATGATAAAAAGAATGAGTAAAGCAACATCATTATTAGTAGCAGCAGCAGCAATTATTTCAATAATACCTGCAAATGCGGCTGACTATAAAAAAATTAATTCGGAAGACGGTACTGTGTATAATGCAATAGCATATAAAAACGGTAATTTCTATATTGATGGAGAGATTGACGATAAAGACGATGCCTCTTATTATTTAGCAAATGGCAAATATACTAATTTAGATGACATTGATAGCGGTGCATCTGCAGCAGGTTATGGTTCTAAATACGTAAATGTAGAGGAAGGAGATTACTTCCTTGATTTAGAAACTGGTAAAGTAACAGATGACAATCTTAAAGATGATGCACAAGATGATGCTGCTTCAGCTTTAAGAAAAAACATAAAAAAAGATACAGATGGAAGATATGTAAAAACTGATGCAGAAACAATTAAAAATTTAGCTAATAAAGAGCTAATTGGGAACAAATTTGGACAAGTATGGTATCAAACTCAATATACAAGTCTTAACGATACAAATGGCTTCACTACTGCTACACCAGGGCAATTAAATGTTTATACTGATGGAAAAGGAAGCTACATTGATGCTGACTACAACTTAGGTTCAATTAAAGTAACAACAACTTCAACAGCTATTGGTGTTAGTCCAAAAACTGTTACTGTGACAAATACAGATGACAAATTTGATGGTGCAGGTTTAAATGATGCTGTAACTTCAACAGTCAGTACAAGTTCAACTGTAATTGGGCAAGACTCTAGTAACATATATAGAATTGCAAAAATCACTATAAAAACTGAAGCTACAGTTTCAGTAAGTAAAATCAACGGTATTGATGTTACTGCAAATGCATTTAACACTTCAACACAAGGTGAAGTAAGCTTTAATGTTATTCAAAAAATTTCAAAAACTCAAGCTTCTGGAGATATTGATGGAGCAAAATACGCTAAATCAGTTACTAACTACATTATTGCTGATGACAAAGGTGTAGATGCTTCAGTAAATTTATTAACTAAATATACTGTTTCTAATGGGAAAATAATTACATATAAAATAGATACAACTGATAATTCAGTTGAAACTGCTACAATAATATTAACTTCAAAGAACGGTTACTATTACACTGACTTCAAAAAGAAAGCAGATGAAAAAGCAGCAGTTGTTGATAGTAATAATTTAGCTGTTGATACAGATGTAGATGGAAACCTTTGGCGATTATCTGGTGGATATATATACAGATGGGACAATAATAAAGATTGGGAAAAGATATATAAAGTAGATGGATCTTTCAATGAAATATCCGTATATGATAAAGATAACATTGTTGCTTGGAATGAAAATGATGAGGTTTATTCTGTAATTGGTGGAACAGAAGCTGAAACACCAGCTGAAGAAACTCCAGAAGTAAACACTGGTTGGGTACAAGCACCAAACGGTACTTGGTCATATAACAAAGCTGATGGAACTAAGGCTACAGGTTGGCTTCAAGATGGAGCTTGGTACTACTTAAAAGCCGATGGCGTTATGGCTACTGGATGGTACAATGATAACGGTACTTGGTACTTCTTAAATGGGTCAGGTGCAATGCAAACTGGTTGGCTAAATAACAATGGTACTTGGTATTATCTACAAAGCTCTGGGGCTATGAAAACCGGTTGGTTAAATGACAACGGCACTTGGTACTTCTTACAATCATCAGGAGCAATGACGACTGGTTGGTTAAATGATAACGGTACTTGGTATTACTTATATTCAAATGGTGCTATGGCTGCTAATACAGTAGTTGACGGATATAATTTATCTTCAAGTGGAGCTTTAAAGTAACTTATAAAAATAAATAATTATTATTAATTCAAATTTAAATATTAACTTAAAATTTGCTCTTTTAAGTAATTTCCTAAAATTTATTAATGTAGGGTTGTCTCAAAAATTCATTTTGAGACAACCCTCTTTTATAATTTCTAACTAATGATTCATCTATAGCTCTTTTATATTTTACAAAACAATTTTTTTGATTCTATATGGCAAATCTTACAATATTATAGTAATATATTGTAATATGTATTTGTTTACATTGACATATTCTTATTGTTAACAATTAGATAAAATTAATTTAAAGGGGATAGACTAATGGCTAGTGCAAACATAAAAACTATAATTCAAAAGTTTAAAGACAAAGTGAAAGACTTTCCTATACGAAAAAAATTATTCACATCAGTTGTAGCAATATTAATTCTTGGATGTTTAGCCTCTGGATTAGGTTTAATATTTATTCAGGTAACTAACGCTTCATAAAATCAAGATTATAAAGGTAATTTTTTAGAGATAAAAGATTCTATCAGCAATATTTTAGAATCTTTGAATCAAGTATTTTTAAATATTAAAGAAGCAACTTTTCAAGTTAGTGCTGGTTCACAACAAGTGGCTAGTACTGCTCAAGTATTATCACAAGGTGCAACAGATCAAGCTTGTGCAGTGAATTTCTAATTTCAATATATTTTCATAGGATAAGTATAACTTAGCAATTTAATATATATATTTCTACTTCCAATAATATACCTTAAAATTACCTTAAGATATCTTCAGATAATCTTAAGGTTTTATTTGCTTAAAAAGTACCAAATATCATTTTAATAAGTGTATGATATTAGGTAATAAGAAAATTATGATTAAATAACATTTTTATTCTTATTATTATAACTTTATTGAAAATGTACCAAAATATTCATTTATTATCTGTATAGTATAACGAAAAGTTAATTATTACTTTAGTTTTAACTTCTTTTTTTGTATTACTATACTAATTTTTTTAATAAAAGGAGGATTATTATGATTAAAGGAATGAGTAAAGCAACCTCATTAATAGTAGCCGCAGCAACTATTCTTTCTATAGTACCTGCAAGTGCTGCTAATTACAAAAAAGTTGATTCAGAGGATGGTATAATCTACGATGCAGTAGCGTACAAAGATGGTGCCGCACTTATTGATGGAGAAATTGAAGACATTGATGGCGCCTATTACTTAAATGATGGTAACTACCTTGAATTAGAAGATGTTGATTCAGGTTCAGATTACACTTCATATGGTACTAAATATGCTAATGTCGATGAAGGAGATTACTTTGTAGATTTAGAAACTGGTTCAGTTACAGATGATGATTTAAATGATGATGATTTAGATGATGCTGCATCGGCATTAAGAAAGAAAATCAAGAAATCAGATAGATACCTAGATTCAATTTCTACACCGAATACAACTGTATTTGGTGATACAGATATCGCTGACTTAACTGAAATTGCAGGAAATAAATTTGGCGAGTCTTGGTATGAAGCTAACATTGCTGAAGATAAATCTGCTTCAAGCAATATTTCAAAAACTGGCTTAACAGCTGGTGGAAATCCTTATTTTACTGTCTATACTGATACAAGAGGAAACTATATAGATGCAGATTACAACTTAGGAAAAATTAAAGTTTCAACAACTAATGCTGGAATAGCTGTAACAACATCAGCAGCAGTAACAATAGAAAATACAAAAGATACTTATGACTTAAGAGGTGGAGATGATACTTACGCTAAAATTAAACAAAGCGTAACATTAGGACAAGACTCTAACTATATATATAGATATGCAATAATTTCAGTAACCACAACATCTGATAAAGATGGACAAGTATTCATAAATAATAGAGCATTTAATATTACTACTGGTGCACCTAATTCTATTTCTACTGTAGATTTAAAAGTTATTCAAAAAATATCTAAAACTCAAGATGGCGATGATATTGATGATGCAGAATATTCAAAAACTGTTACTAACTATGTAATTAGTGATGATGATGCAAAATTAATAGGTAATGATGAGACCAATTATCTTAACTTAGCTAAAGACACTACTGGTAAAACTCAGGCAAGAGTTATTGGTGGAAAATTAGTATTATTCCAAGTTGAAGAAAATTCTGATGATGATAATGTTACAGTTCAAGCTGCTACATTAAAATCAAAAAATGGTTACTATTATACTGATCTTGAAGAAAGTACAACTATAACAGCAGAATTTAATGATGATCTTGATAAGACAGCATTTGATACTGATGTAGATGGAAATCTTTATGTAATAGATGGTGGATATGTTAAGACATTTGACGGAACTGATGATTGGGACAAAGTTTACAAGGTAGATGGCTCAATGGATGCATTATCAGTTTATGATAAAAATAACATGGTTTTATGGAGCCAAGATGATGAAGTTTATTCATTAATTGGTAAAACAACAACTGATGGAGATACAACAGTTGAAACTCCAGTTGTAAGTGCCGGATGGGCTCAAGCTACTGATGGAACTTGGACTTATATAAATACTGATGGAACTAAAGCTACAGGTTGGTTAAACTTAGGTGGTGTTTGGTACTACTTAAAAGCTGACGGTGTTATGGCTACAGGTTGGGTTCTTGATGGATCAACTTGGTATTATTTAAATCCAGTATCAACTGGTACACAAGGTGCAATGAAAACCGGTTGGATTCTTGACGGATCAACTTGGTACTTCTTAAGCGGATCAGGAGCAATGAAGACTGGTTGGATTAATGATAATGGTACTTGGTACTATTTATATTCAAATGGTGCTATGGCTGCTAATACAGTAATTAACGGATATAGGTTATCTTCAAGTGGAGCTTTAATATAGTTTATTAAAATAAGTAATAATTATTATACTTTAAGCTTCATGAATTAATTTATAATTTGCCCTTTAAATATTTCTTAAATTTATCCGATAGCTTGAACTTGATTAATAATAAGGGTTGTCTCAAAAATTATATTTTTGAGACAACCCTTCCCTTATACTTTTGCTAATTTTTAAGTAATTCATTATTTTTATAGTAATCAATTCCATATCTGAATTAATTACTATATATCTAAAGTATACTTATTTACTTTTAATTTATTTAATATTTCAACTTCATTTGTAATTATACTATCAACCCCAACCTCTATGACTTTCTGCATATCCTCCATGTTATTAACTGTATAAGTATTTACTCTTATTCCCGCTTTTTTAATTTCTTCCATATATGCTTTATTTAAAATACTAGGGAAATATGGATGATAACATTCTACAGAAATAGCTTTTAAATATTTAGGTATATTAACAAGAATAGATTCTGCTAAAGCTCCTAACGTTATTCTTTTCTTAGTAGATAGATTCTTATTCAGTTTAATCCTTTGATCTTCGAGCTTCCTTATTTTAATTAAACTCATATGGTTAAAACTCGAAATTATAACTCTATCTCTTAAATTAAAATTATCAATCATTGTTAAAACTTTTTCTTCTAAACCCTTATATTCAATAACACTATTTTTAAGTTCTAAATTTAATACCTTTAAATCTGATTTTGCAACAAGTTCTAATAATTCTCTTAATGTAGGTATTTCTTCTCCACCTCTGTTTTGAAAATATTCAACCTCTGCTATAGTATAATCTCCTATTTTTAAATTCTTTATATTATCTGCATTCAAATTATCAAAGATCCCTTCAATCTCCAATTTTGAATCTTGAATTTTATCAAAAGACAATTCTTTTAAATAAGGCATCTTTTTTAACATTTCATTATTTACTAATTGTATTTTTTTTAATTGTTCATTATCTATAATTTGCAAGTCTTCTAAAATCTTTGATTTTAAATATACCATTTCTTCTAATGCATCAGTTTTTAAAGCTTGGACCCTTGGTACGCTTTTAGTTCTAAATATTTTGAGTTCATCTAAAGTGTAGTCTTTAACAAAACCATGGCCATTAGTCGTTCTATCTAAGGTTTCATCATGAATAATAACTGGTATTCCCTCTTTAGAAAGTTGAACATCAGTTTCTATTCCATCTGCTCCATATTCAATCGCCTTCTTAAAAGCTAACATAGTATTCTCATCAAATTTTCCACTATAACCTCTATGTGCGATATTTAAAATCCCCAATTTATTTCCTCCCTCTATATTTCAAAAGTATTTAATTATATCCTAATAAATTTAACATCGTTTACTTATATTCGAACTATAATTTGTAATTTATTTATATATATACATATTTTACACCTATTTCAATTATATTACTACACATAAAAATACCTGTTTAATATACTTTATATTTTGCATATTAAACAGGTATTTTTATTTAATGTCTACTAGCTATTGTAGCACTCCACTCCCACTAAAAGGAGAAAGTTAATCACACAAAATTAAATATATACAGTGTGAAAATTCAATCAAATATAATTTTATTGACCAGTTATTTTTACGTAAAATTCGTCATAAACTCCTGATCCGTCCTTTGCAGTTGCCTTTACAGTAACTGTTCCATTTGAGACTGCTGTTAATTTACCAGAAGTACTTATAGTTGCTTCTCCAGTTGTATTATTTGTGTTATTTGAAACTGACCATGTTACTGTTTGATCAGTTGCATCATTTGGATATACTTTTTTGGTCATTTGTAAGCTTCCGCTCTTAGTTGTAATTTTAGCTAAATTATTTGAGTCTGAAACTGTTATAGCTTCAACCTTTTTAGTATCTTCAGCAGTTGAGCTGTCATCTACTTCCCATTGAGCATATAAAGTAATATCTTTTTTAATCTTTATCTTATCATCATATTCGTAGCTTGTACTATCTCCATCACTATCAGTATTCCATTCAACAAATGCATATCCACTCTTGGTAGGTTTATATAAAGTCATATTTGTATCTTCATCAATAGTTCTTGTCTTAAGTAGTTCATCATCACTATCTTCAGCATAAGGATCTTTAAACTTAACCTTATATTGCTTCACTTGTTTTGAACCATCTGATGGAATATCACTTGACATCTTTATATCATCACTTACTATTTGACTTGGTACATAAGGAAGTGTGCTGTTTCCATAATAATCAAATCCTTTGATAGGCATCGGTACATCAGTTCCTATGCAAACTCCATTATCATCAATATTATAAAGTATCCCATTTACAATACAATTACCTTTTTGCATTTCTCCACTTTGGGTAAACACATAAATCTTTCCTTCAATTTGGATTACTCCAGTCTGCATAATTCCACTTAAATCTATATAATACCATTCACCATTGCTATTAATCCATCCAGTTCTCATTTGACCAATATCATCGAAAAAATACCAATTGCCACTTATTTGTCTCCATCCTGTAGCATATCTATATCCTTCTGTATAACTCCAATTTCCATAATCATTTTTAACCCATGCAGCTGAAACTCCTACTGGCGCTAATGTAATTATTGTTGAAGTAATAACAGCTGCTACAATTAACTTTTTAAAAAACTCATGCTTCATATTAAGCTCCTCCTTATATTACCTGGTTGTTTGGTCAAGTTATATTGCAATAACCTGACCACCTCTTCTTTAGTGTGTTCTACTTTCAATTGCGCCCTCTAACTCTGTAATAATTCTAGAAGGTGATTTTTCCTTCCAAATCACGTTTTAAGTAATTGTTATAGTTTTTGTAAAGCTCTTACCTGATCCATCGTTAGCAGTTGCTGTTACCATTACTGTTCCAGCAGACACTGCTGTTAATTTTCCACTCGCATCAATTGCCGCATGAATAGAATCCCCTGTTCCTCCAAAATCTGTTACAGTCCATTTTACAGTTTGATTTGTTGCATTAGTTGGTTTTATATCTGTTGGCAATTGTAATGTCTTTCCAGATACTACAGTATCTAATCCAGTTATTAAAACGTCTGTTACTAAAATAATTTGTCCACTTATTGTAATTACTTTTGCTCCTGTAATTACTTGTGTTCCGCCTAAAATCGTAGCAGTTGATCTTACTGTAACTGTTCCATTTGCTATTGCTGTTAATTTTCCAGTACTATCAACTGAAGCTTTTCCTGTCATTGCTGTTCCTGTATCTCCAATTTGCTCAACTGACCATGTTATTGCTGATGGCGTAGTCGTTGCATTAGTTGGGAATACATTTGCTTGCATTTGTAGAGTTCCTTTATCAACTGTTATTTGAGCAACTTCAGTAGTTCCAATCACTCCACCATTTAAGGCAAATCCTTTTAATGCAAATCCTGTTGCTTTAACAACTTGATTACTTATTGTTATTGTTATAGGATTTGAAGCAACTTTACCATTATCTGTTGAAATTGCTTTTACTTTAACTGCTCCATTTGATACTGCTGTTAAAAGTCCTGTAGGGCTAATTGTTGCTTTCCCTGTCAATCCAGTTACAGGGTCATAGATTGATTCAACTGACCATATTACCACTTGGTTAGTAACATTATATGGAGTGAAGTTTGCACTCATTTGTAAAGTTCCATTAGGACTTTTTATTTCTTCATTACTATCACTTGGTGTAATTACTGTAATTCCATCAACTAGAACTTGTGGAATTATTTTTATTGTTTTACTTCCAAAAATACCTGTGCCATCTGTCGCAGTTGCTATTACATTAACATCTCCAGCTGATTTTCCTGTTAGAACTCCAGTAGACGTAATTGTTGCAGTTCCTGTACTTCCTGCCACACTATCAACTGACCATTTTACTGTTTTATAAGTTGTATTAATTGGTAATATACTTGCGCTCATTTGTAAAGTTCCATCAACTACTGCTTCTGAAGCATTTCCTGTTGAATTTACTGTAATACTAATTGCTTCGACAAATTGTCCGCTTAAACTTATAGTTTTAGTTCCAATTACCTTCGGATAATCTACTGAAGTTGCTTTTACTATAACTGTTCCATTAGTTACTGCATGTAAGGTTCCATCAGCATCCATTGTTGCAGTTCCTGTTCCACTACTAACTGCCCAAGTTACTGCTTGAGATGTTGTACTAGTTGGCACTACAGTTGCAATCATTTTTAAAGTTCCATTATCAGTTGTTATTGATGTAGCATCATTTGTTCCACTTACTACAATACTTGATACTGGTATTATAGTACTTTGTCCAGATAGTTCTATATCTTTAGTTCCAACAACCTTTGATCCATCTGTAGCAGTTGCTTTTACTGTAACTGTCCCATTTGATATTGCAGTTAAAACTCCATTACTATCAATTTTTGCACTTCCATCTACATTTTCAACTGACCATGTTACCGCTTTTTTAGATGCAGTAGTTGGTGTTACAATTGCACTCATTTCTAATGTTCCACCATCAGCTGTTATTGTAGTAGAATCATCTTTCCCATTTACCGTTATTTTAGTTACTATTATGCTTTGTCCACTTATTGTTATAACTTTAGTTTTAACAATTCCAGAACCATCATTAGCAGTTGCTTTTACTGTAACTTTTCCATCTGCTAATGCCTTCAATAGCCCTGTACTACTAATGGTTGCATTTCCATCCATTATTGTGCCTGTATCTCCTACCTTTTCAACTGACCATGTTACTGATTTATTACTTGCAGTGGTTGGTAATATACTTGCAGTCATTTGTAGAGTTCCACCATCAGCTGTTATTGTATCAGCTCCACTTAATACAATACCTTCTACTGGTATCTTTAGAAGTTGTCCACTTATTGTTATGGTTGTACTTCCAACAACTGTTGATCCATCTTTATTAGTTGCAGTTGCTTTTACTGTAACTGTTCCATTTGATTTTGCAGTTACAAGTCCATTAGCATCAATACTTGCACTTCCTGTTCTATTTTCAATTGACCATGTTACATCTTGCTTATTTGCATCAGTTGGTAACACACTTGCCTTCATTTGTAATGTTCCACCATTAGCTGTTATTGTAGAAACTCCAGTGTTGCTAGTCACTGAAATTTGGCTTACAGGTACAACTACTTCTGTTGCACTTACTGTTACTTCCTTCATTCCACTTATATTTGATCCATCTTTAGATGTTGCTTTTACTGTAACTGTTCCATTTGCAGTTCCTGTCAATAATCCATTACTGTCAATTGTTGCTTTTCCTGTACCATTAGTAACAGACCATGTTACACTTGTATTTGATGCATCACTTGGTGATATTTCTGCTGTCATTTGGCTAGTATTATTTATAGTAACGTATGAACTACCCTTTACAGTAATATCATCTACATATATAGCATCATCATCTGCCCATTGTGCATATAAGTTTATATCTTCTTTTACTTTTATATTATCATTTTTATCATAACTCTTACCTGATCCATCACTCTTAGTATCCCAACCTGCAAAGACATATCCACTTTTAGTTGGTTCATATAGATCTACTGACTTTCCATTTTTAACACTCTTTGTTTTAAGTTCTGCTCCATTGGAATCTTTAAATCTAACTTTAAATGTTCTTCCTTCATTTGGATCATCATCAGATATACTTTCATCTTCAATAACTTCATTAAATTTTGAATCAGTTGGTGAAGTAGTTGACTTATTATGACCATTCTTTAAAACTGTTAATACATTTCCAGACTCATCGAATTCTTTATCCGGTGTTGGCACTTTCATACCTACAACTTCTCCATTTGAGCCAATAGTATAAAATTGTCCATCAATCACCGTATTCCTAGTTTTTGCAACTCCATTATCATCCAACATATAAACTTTTCCTGCTATATTAACAGTTCCTGTTTGCATTTCTCCACTTGAATCTGCATAATATAAATTCTTATTATAGTTAATCCAACCTGTTTTTAACACTCCATTATTTTGCAGAAAATACCATGAACCTCCGGCTTTAATCCATCCAGTTTGCATTTTCCCATTATCATCAAAATAATACAATTGTCCATCAATTCTTTTCCAGCCCGTCATTCTTTGATTATCTTGAGTATAATACCAATTATTTTGATAATCCTTTACCCATTCAGCTGAAGCTTTAATTGGAACTAATGTACATAATGTTGTTGAAATCATAGTTCCTAAAATTATTTTGCTTATAAATTTCCGTCTCATGAAAACTTCCCCCTATATATGTTTTTCCCAACATGTTTTTCTTAATATATTTCTACTAGTAGTCGTCTCTTTTTATTTTAATATGTATTTTGTTATAAACTTTATTCTTTAACTAATCCTAAATTGCCCACATAGTACCCTAAAGATCATCAATTGTACATTGTTAATTTCGATACGCATAATATACTTTATTATCGATACATTTTTATATAACTAAATAGTTATAACACCATATTATATCAAACCTGCCATATTAGGATAATATTTTAGAAAAATATTTCCTATGGTAATAGACATAAATAAATCCTCTACATCTATTACTGATGTAGAGGATCTAGTTAATAAATATTCTATGCTAAAGCACCCATCAAAATCTTCCGTAACTGGAACAAATGCATGCCCCCTTATTTCGGTATGACTATACGCTTAAACTTCCATCTGAATTAAAAATGTATTTTGTTCCATCTATATATCTTGAACCTGTTACCATTATTCCATTAACATTGAAATAATATGATTTGCCATCTAAAGTAACCCATTCATTTTTCTTCATCTTACCATTAACATCATCTAAATAGCATAAACCATCTGATGACTCTGCCCAACCTGTCTTCATAGAACCATCATCATTTGCACAGTACCAACTTCCATTAGATCTAAACCATCCTGTTTGCAAAGCTCCTGATGGATCTTTAAAGTAATACCATTTTGTTCCCAATTGAAGCCAATCATTTGCTACTTGTCCATTATTTTTTAAATAATACCATTTGCCATCAGACCATTTCCAAGTTGAAGTTGCCATTGAACCATCTTTATTAAAGTAATACCAATAGTCTTCTATTTTAAGCCAATCCTTTGTCATCTTCCCATCAGCTTTTAGGTAATAATTTTTATCACCATCATTAACCCACTTCATCTTTTGAGCTGACCCATCATCGCCAAGGAAGTACTTATCCTCATTATCTTGAACCCATTTGTTAAATAATTGGTACCCCTTTTTCTTATCAAAGTAACTTCTCTTGCCATTAACTATTTGCCATCCGGTTTCCATAGCTCCATCAATCCTATTAAAATAGTATGTTTTGTCCTTAATTTTTTGAATACCTTTTAAGCTTATACCGTCTTCATCATAATAATAAATGTATCCATCTCTTTTGTCCCAGCCTTCATCATTATCAAATCTGTCAAAGACTTCATCCCAAGCATCATCAACATCATCACTCTTATCATTAAGTGAATCAGTCAAATCATTTAAGGAATCACTTAAATCATCAAGGGAATCAGTTACTCCATTAATAGTATCGCCTATACCACTGTTGTCTATTACATTTCCAATTTCAGAGTTTACATTTGGAATCATAGTATATGTTCCAATTTTTATCATTCCCTTTATTGTATCTCCTATAGCACTCAAATTCATACTATTTATTGTAGAATCTAATAATGCTTTTTCAAAAGTTTCAACT
The DNA window shown above is from Clostridium beijerinckii and carries:
- a CDS encoding peptide chain release factor 3 — encoded protein: MAAYIKEIEKRRTFAIISHPDAGKTTLTEKLLLYGGAIRLAGSVKARKASKHAVSDWMEIEKQRGISVTSSVMQFNYDGYCINILDTPGHQDFSEDTYRTLMAADSAVMVIDAAKGIEDQTRKLFHVCALRGIPIFTFINKMDREAQDPFVLLDDIENELGIKTYPINWPIGSGKEFKGVYERQNKRVLAFNAGNHGQTEVTSTEGDVNDEIFKDLLGTPLHDKLMEDIELLDIAGDELDPKMVREGDLTPVFFGSALTNFGVEPFLEHFLKMTSAPLSRNSSIGEIDPMDKDFSAFVFKIQANMNKAHRDRIAFMRICSGEFKKGMEVMHMQGGKKLKLAQPQQFLAAEREIIEEAYAGDIIGVFDPGIFSIGDTLCMPSNKFKFEGIPAFAPEHFARVRPVDTMKRKQFVKGVTQIAQEGAIQVFRETHIGMEEIIVGVVGVLQFEVLEYRLNNEYNVDVKMDRLAYRYVRWIENKDIEMDSLNLTSDTKKVKDLKDRNLLIFQNDWGISWALEHNKGLILSAVGKSED
- a CDS encoding cell wall-binding protein, which translates into the protein MIKRMSKATSLLVAAAAIISIIPANAADYKKINSEDGTVYNAIAYKNGNFYIDGEIDDKDDASYYLANGKYTNLDDIDSGASAAGYGSKYVNVEEGDYFLDLETGKVTDDNLKDDAQDDAASALRKNIKKDTDGRYVKTDAETIKNLANKELIGNKFGQVWYQTQYTSLNDTNGFTTATPGQLNVYTDGKGSYIDADYNLGSIKVTTTSTAIGVSPKTVTVTNTDDKFDGAGLNDAVTSTVSTSSTVIGQDSSNIYRIAKITIKTEATVSVSKINGIDVTANAFNTSTQGEVSFNVIQKISKTQASGDIDGAKYAKSVTNYIIADDKGVDASVNLLTKYTVSNGKIITYKIDTTDNSVETATIILTSKNGYYYTDFKKKADEKAAVVDSNNLAVDTDVDGNLWRLSGGYIYRWDNNKDWEKIYKVDGSFNEISVYDKDNIVAWNENDEVYSVIGGTEAETPAEETPEVNTGWVQAPNGTWSYNKADGTKATGWLQDGAWYYLKADGVMATGWYNDNGTWYFLNGSGAMQTGWLNNNGTWYYLQSSGAMKTGWLNDNGTWYFLQSSGAMTTGWLNDNGTWYYLYSNGAMAANTVVDGYNLSSSGALK
- a CDS encoding cell wall-binding protein, producing MIKGMSKATSLIVAAATILSIVPASAANYKKVDSEDGIIYDAVAYKDGAALIDGEIEDIDGAYYLNDGNYLELEDVDSGSDYTSYGTKYANVDEGDYFVDLETGSVTDDDLNDDDLDDAASALRKKIKKSDRYLDSISTPNTTVFGDTDIADLTEIAGNKFGESWYEANIAEDKSASSNISKTGLTAGGNPYFTVYTDTRGNYIDADYNLGKIKVSTTNAGIAVTTSAAVTIENTKDTYDLRGGDDTYAKIKQSVTLGQDSNYIYRYAIISVTTTSDKDGQVFINNRAFNITTGAPNSISTVDLKVIQKISKTQDGDDIDDAEYSKTVTNYVISDDDAKLIGNDETNYLNLAKDTTGKTQARVIGGKLVLFQVEENSDDDNVTVQAATLKSKNGYYYTDLEESTTITAEFNDDLDKTAFDTDVDGNLYVIDGGYVKTFDGTDDWDKVYKVDGSMDALSVYDKNNMVLWSQDDEVYSLIGKTTTDGDTTVETPVVSAGWAQATDGTWTYINTDGTKATGWLNLGGVWYYLKADGVMATGWVLDGSTWYYLNPVSTGTQGAMKTGWILDGSTWYFLSGSGAMKTGWINDNGTWYYLYSNGAMAANTVINGYRLSSSGALI
- a CDS encoding glycerophosphodiester phosphodiesterase, giving the protein MLAFKKAIEYGADGIETDVQLSKEGIPVIIHDETLDRTTNGHGFVKDYTLDELKIFRTKSVPRVQALKTDALEEMVYLKSKILEDLQIIDNEQLKKIQLVNNEMLKKMPYLKELSFDKIQDSKLEIEGIFDNLNADNIKNLKIGDYTIAEVEYFQNRGGEEIPTLRELLELVAKSDLKVLNLELKNSVIEYKGLEEKVLTMIDNFNLRDRVIISSFNHMSLIKIRKLEDQRIKLNKNLSTKKRITLGALAESILVNIPKYLKAISVECYHPYFPSILNKAYMEEIKKAGIRVNTYTVNNMEDMQKVIEVGVDSIITNEVEILNKLKVNKYTLDI